GCGCTCGGCGACACGCTGTGGCGCGAGGTGCTCGAGCGCCATCACACGCTCGTGACCCGCGAACTGGAACGCTTCCGTGGTCGGGAAGTGAAGCAGCTCGGCGACGGCTTCCTCGCGACGTTCGACGGCCCGGCCCGAGCCATCCGGTGCGGGCTCGCGCTCGCGCAAGCCAGCCGGGAAGCCGGCCTCGAGATCCGGGTCGGCCTCCACACCGGCGAGGTCGAAGTGATGGGCGACGACGTGGGCGGCATCGCGGTGCACATCGCGGCGCGTGTCGGCGCCAAAGCGCAGACCGGCGAGGTTCTCGTGTCGAGCACCGTCAAGGACCTGGTGGCCGGGTCCGGTATCGCCTTCTCCGAGCGCGGCACACACACGCTCAAAGGCATCCCCGACGAGTGGCGCCTGTTCGCCGTCCAGACCTAGAGGCCGGCTCTGGCGATTCCCGGCCTCACGGGCTAGCGTTTGAGCACCGTGACTGACGCCGCCGTCATCATCTCGGCCGTCCGTACCCCGATCGGAGAGGCCGGACGCTCGCTCGCGACCGTGCCGGCCTGGGACCTGGGGATCCTCGTCGCCGAGGAGGCGATCGTTCGTGCGGGCATCGACCCGGCGACCTTCGACGACGTGATCTTCGGCGAGACGATCGGCGGCGGCGGGAACATCGGTCGGTTCGTGGGCCTCGCGGCCGGCGTCCCGCAGGATGTCCCCGGCATGTCGGTGATCCGCGCATGCGCCACGGGCCTCGAGGCGGTCACGCAGGCCGCGACCGCGATCTGGGCCGGCATAGGCGAGGCGTTCCTGACCGGCGGCGCCGAGAGCATGAGCCAGCAGCCGTGGCTGATGAAGAAACCGTCGAGCGCGTACCCGCGCCGGCCTCCCGAGATCGTCGTCGCCCCGCCGTCTCACCCTCCGGCCATGGCGTCGCTGTCGGTCGGGATCAACGTGGGCGAGTCTTCGGCCGAGCGCTTCGGGATCACCCGCGAGGATCAGGATCGTTGGGCGCTGCGCTCGCACCAGCGCGCGGTTCGAGCGATCGACGCGTGCGTCTTCGAGCCGGAGATCGTGGCCGTTCCCGTGACCCAGCGGAGGGGCGAGCCACGGATCTTCGACACCGACGAACGGCCGCGCCGCGACACCTCGCTCGAGAAGCTCGCGGCGCTGCCCCCCGCCTACGTCGAGGCCGGAACCGTGACCGCCGGAAATTCCTCCGGCATCAACGACGGCGCAGCATCGCTGGTCGTGACGAGCGCGAAGTGCGCCGAGCAACTCGGCCTCACGCCGCGCGCCGTGATCCGCGGATGGGCTTCGGCGGGCGTCGACCCGGCCTACACGGGAACCGGCCCGATCGAGGCCGTTCCCAAAGCTTTGAAGAGAGCGGGCATCGCGATCGACGATCTCGACGTCATCGAGATCAACGAAGCGTTCGCCGCCCAGACCATCGCGTGCGTGCGCGAGCTCGGGTTGAACCCAGAAAAGGTCAACCCCAACGGCGGAGCTATCGCGCTCGGTCATCCGGTCGGCGCGACCGGCGCGCGGCTCCTCGTGAGCCTGCTGCACGAGCTCGAGCGGACCGGCGGCCGGTACGGCTGCGCCACCATGTGCGCCGGCGGCGGCCTGGGCTCGGCGGCGATCATCGAGAGGGTCGGATGACGACGACCAAGCACTTCATCGCCGGCGATTGGCGCGCCGGCGCCGGTCCCACGATGACGGACCTCAACCCGTCCACCGGCAAGGCCGTCGCCGAGTTCCCCATCGGCACCGCCGAGGAGGTCGACGCCGCGGTCCGGGCCGCGCGCAACGCGTTCGACGGCGGCTGGCGAGACGCCACCCCGACCGTTCGCCGGCGGCTGCTGCTCAAGCTCGCGGAGCTGGTCGCCGGTCAAGCGCAGGAGCTCGGCCGGATCGCGACCGAGGACATGGGGATGCCCTGGGTGTTCACGCACGGCGAAGCGCTCTTCACCGCCGAGTACGTCGAGTACTACGCAGGGTGGGCCGACAAGCTCGAAGGCGCGACGATCCCGTTGAGCGCGGCGAACACGTTCGACTACACCATCCATGAGCCGCGGGGCGTCGTCGCCGCGATCGTGCCGTGGAACTCGCCGCTGTCGCTCGCGCTCTGGCGCTTGGCGCCGGCGCTCGCCGCCGGCAACACCGTGGTCGTCAAGCCGTCGGAGCTGGCGCCGTTGCCGATCCTCAAGCTCATGGACCTCATCGCCGAGGCGGGGTTCCCGCCGGGCGTGGTCAACTGCGTCACGGGATCCGGCTCCGAGACCGGCGCGCCGCTCGTCGAGCACCCCGGCGTGAACGTCGTCGCGTTCACCGGCTCGACCGCCACGGGGCGCGGGGTCGCCGAGGCCGCGGGACGACGCCTCGTCCCGGCCTCGCTCGAGCTCGGCGGCAAGTCGGCCAACATCGTGTTCGCCGATGCCGACCTCGACGCCGCGGCCGTCCAGGCGTGCGTCGGCTGCTTCGTGAACACCGGACAGCAGTGCATCGCCGGGAGCCGCTTGCTCGTCCAGGGATCGATCCACGACGACTTCATGGCCAAGGTCACTGCGTTCGCGCGAACCTTCGCCGTGGGCGATCCCATGGAGCCGACGACCCAGATGGGTCCACTGATCAGCGCGCCACAGCTCGAACGCGTGCTGGGCTTCGTCGAAGATGCCCGGACGACGACGACGGTGGCGCTCGGCGGCGAGCGGCTCGGCGGCGACCTCGCCGACGGCTACTTCGTGCCGCCGACGGTGGTGACCGGCGTGCGGAACGACATGCGGATCGCGCGAGAGGAGATCTTCGGTCCCGTGCTCAGCGTTATCCCGTTCCGCGACGAGGCCGAGGCGGTCGCGATCGCCAACGACACCGATTACGGGCTGGCGGGGGGGGTCTGGACCAACGACTTGAGCCGCGCCCATCGCGTGGCGCGAGCCATCCAGGCCGGGACGGTCTGGGTCAACGCCTGGCTCGCGGTGAACGCGCAGGCGCCGTTCGGGGGATACAAGGCGTCGGGGCTCGGACGTGAAGGTGGGCGCGAGGCGCTCGACGTATATCTGCAGACGAAGAACGTGTACGTTCAGCTCCACTGAGGGAGGGTTCGGGGGATGGGCTACCGGGTTGGCATAGACGTCGGCGGAACCTTTACCGATTTCCTCGTCGTGGAGCCCGACGGGTCGTTCGCGCTATGGAAGAACCCGACGACGCCCTCGGACCAATCGATCGGGGTGATGGAAGGCATCGAGCAGCTGGCCGGCCAGCGCGATCTTTCGTTGAAGGCGTTCCTCGGGAAGACCGATCTGATCATCCACGGCACGACGACGGCGGACAACACGATGATCGAGTCGACCGGCGCGAAGACCGGGCTGCTCGTCACCAAAGGCCGTCGCGACGAGATCGAGCTGCGTCGCGGATACCGCGAGAACATCTGGGACCCGAGTGCGACGGCGCCGCCGCAGCTGGTGCCGCGTCGCTACCGGCTGACGCTCGGCGAGCGGCTCGACTATCAGGGCAACGTGCTTTCACCGCTGAACGATGACGAGATCCGCGCACAGGTGAAGCGGCTCAAGTCCGCCGGCGTCACCTCGGTCGCCGTGGTGCTGCTGTTCTCGTTCGTCAACCCGGCGCACGAGCAGCGGGTCGGCGAGATCCTGGCCGAAGAGTTCCCAGAGCTCGAGATGGTCTCGCTGTCGCACCGCGTGCACCCGGCCGCGCCGGAGTTCGACCGCACGTCGACGACCGTCGTCAACGCGTACATCGGGCCGCGCGTGAAGCGCTATCTCAACCACCTGATCGAGAAGCTCGCCGGCAACGGCTTCAAGCATCCGCTGCTCGTCATGCAGTCGAGTGGGGGTATCGCGGCGGCGCCGTCGGTGGCCGAACGGCCGATCGTCACGCTCGCGTCCGGCCCGGCCGGCGGCGTGATGGGAGCGTGCCGGGTCGCCGGCGAGGCCGGGATCGAGGACTTCATCTCCGTCGACATGGGGGGCACGTCCTACGACGTCTGCCTGGTCAAGGGCGGAGAGCCGACGATCAAGTCGTTCTGGAACTGGGTTCACCGGTACCTGATCTCGCTGCCGATGGTCGACGTGATCTCGATCGGCGCCGGAGGCGGTTCGATCGCGTCGGTCAAGGCCGGCGGCCTGCAGGTCGGCCCCGAGTCGGCCGGCGGCGATCCCGGCCCGATGTGCTACGGCCGCGGCGGCACCCGACCGACGGTGACGGACGCGAACCTCGTGCTCGGCTACTTGAACCCGGACGGCTTCGCCGGCGGCACCCTCCCGCTGAAGTCCGACGGGGTCGCCGAGGCGATCGAGGAGCAGATCGGAACGCCGCTCGGGATGGACGCGATCGAGGCGGCCTGGGGGATCCACTGGCTGACGAACGCGCACATGAACCAGGCGATCGTCCGGGTCTCCGCCGAGCGCGGGAACGATCCCCGGACGTTCGCGCTGGTCGTCTTCGGCGGCAACGGCGCGGTGCACGCGCTCGCTCAAGCCGACGATCTCGGCATCCGCACGGTCTTGATCCCGCGCACCGCGCCGGCGTTCTCGGCGCTGGGTCTGCTCGTCGCCGATTACCTGGTCGACAAGGTCCGCGCGACGCTCGTGACGACGGGAACCGTCGACCCCGGGAAGCTGGAGGAGATCTACAAAGGGATCGAGGACGAATCCGACGCGAGCGAGGCCGCGCACCTGGAAGACGTGTACGCCGCGCTCGAGAAGGAAGCCGACGAAGAGCTCTGGCAGGCGGGCGTGCCGACGAAGCGCTTCAAGCACCTGCGGTTCGCGCAGTGCCGGTACCCCGGCCAGACCTGGGATATCGACGTCCCCGTCGAGGGCAAGATCACGCTGAAGGAGCTCGCCGCGATCGCCGCGCGGTTCCACGAGATGCACTTCGAGGAGCACACCTACGACCGGCGCGACGAGGACGTGATGATCTCGGCGCTGCGGGTCCGCTCGCGGGCGCTCCTCGGTAAGCCGGAGCTGCGCAGGGTTCCGGGGTCGGCATCGACGCCGAGATCGTCGGGGACCCGGCAGGCGTACTTCGGAAGCGGCTTCGTCAAGGCCAAGCTGTTCGACGGTCCGTCGATCCGTGCCGGGCAGAAGATCACCGGGCCCGCGATCATCGAGGAGCCGTTCACGACCGTGGTGGTACCGCCGAAATGGAGCGTGAAGCTCGACAGGCTCGGCAACTACGTGGCAACGAGGTAGAAGGAGCGCGCATATGGCCGTCGCGACCAAGAAGAAAGCTCCGAAGAAGCGTCCGGCGAAGCGCGTGCCGGTGGACCCGATAACCGCCGAGGTGATCCGCGGTGGGCTCGAGACGATCGCGTTCGAGATGGCGATCCACGTCTCCCGCACCGCGACGACGCCGATCCTCAATCAGTCGAACGAGCGCAACGCGACGATCATGGACTGGCAAGGGCGTCTGGCCGCGCTCTCGGTGGGCATCCCGCAGTTCATGCTGTCCTCGATGGGCCCGGTCCAGTTCGGGATCGAGTTCTTCGGGGCCGAGGGATTCCAGGACGGCGACGTCGTCGCGTGCAACGACCCGTACCACGGCGGGGGACACCTGCCCGACTGGAGCATCTTCTCGCCGGTGTTCTACGAGGGCGAGCTCGTGCTCTTCGCCTCGATCCAATGCCACCACGCCGACACCGCGGGTCAGACGCCCGGCGGCTACCCGGCCGACGCGATGGACATTTGGGCCGAGGGCTTCCGATGCCCGGTAGTGAAGCTCGTCGAAGGCGGCGTTGAGCGTAAGGACGTCATCTACCTGTTCCACACCAACAACCGCGTGCCCACCTACGAAGGCGATCTCCGCGCGCAGATCGGCGCGGCGCAGCTCGGCGCGAAGCGCTGCAAGGAGCTGATCGCCCAGTACGGCGTCGATGCGGTCAAGGGCGCGGTCGACTGGCTGCTCGAATTCTCGGAGCGACGCATGCGTGAGGAGATCTCCTCCTGGCCGGACGGCTCATACGAGGCCGACGCGTACTTCGACCACGACGTTCGTGGGAACACCGACGTGAAGGTCCACGCCAAGGTCGACGTCAAGGGGGACGAGTTGGAGATCGACTTCACCGGCTCGGACGACCGGCCGTGGCTGCAGGCGTGGTCCACCCAGTGCAACACGCGCTCGATGACCTACGCGCAGCTGTGCTCGATGATCGACTCGACGATCCCGCGCAACCAGGGTTTGTTCGCGCCGATCAAGATCCTGTATCCGGAGAACACGATCGTGAACCCGCCGGTCGGCAAGCCGGTGTCGATGGGGACGCATCATCCCGGGTGCGAGGTCTCCGAAGCGGTCGCGATGGCGTTGGCGAACGCCATCCCCGAGAAGTCCTGCCCGCAGGTCTACAAGGCCGCCATGCCGACGGTGCTCTTCGGCATCAACCCGAAGTCGCAGAAGCTGTTCATCGACCACTCGGTCGACACGCAGTCGACCGCATCCGCGGCCGCGTACGGGACCGACGGCTGGGGCTGCGCGAACGCCGGATTCGGAAACCTGATCATGGCGACGGCCGAGATCAACGAGGCGATCTTCCCGGCGCGCCATCTCTCGAACGACCTGACGACCGACACGGCCGGGCCCGGCAAGTGGCGCGGCCAGCCGGGCTCATTCTGGGTGAAGGAGTCGACCGCCGACTGCAGCCTTTACACCTTCGTCATGAGCATGAAGTACACGTCGCGCGGGGTCGCCGGCGGCGAGAACGGGCCACCCGACAAGCTCGTCATCCGCGGCCCAAACGGGGAAGAGAAGCTCATCACCCACACCGCCCTGTACGAGCCGCTCGGCGCCGGAACGCGGATCGAGTACCAGCGCGGCGGTGGCGGAGGGTGGGGCGATCCGCTCGACCGCGAGGCGGAGAAGGTTCGCGACGACGTGCTCGACGAGTACGTCAGCCGCGAGGCCGCCGAACGCGACTACGGCGTCGTCATGACCGGCGAGGCCGACGATTACTCGCTCGAGGTCGACGCGGCGGCCACGAAAGCGTTGCGCAAGAAGATGCGGGCGGCACGCGCCAAGGCCAGGGGCGGGGATAAGGTGACGCCATGAGCGAAGCGGTGATCGTCGGGGCGGTACGAAGCCCGATCGGCAAGAAGAACGGCAAGCTCTCCGGCACGCATCCGACGGATCTGCTCGGCATGGTCCTCAAGGCGCTGATCGAGCGTGCCGGCGTCGATCCGCTCCAGATCGACGACGTGATCGGCGGATGCGTGACGCAAACCGGCGAGCAGGGTGTCAACGTCACGCGCAACGCGTGGATCGCCGCGGGGCTGCCGTGGGACGTGCCGGCGACGAGCGTCGACCGCCAGTGCGGCTCCTCGATGCAGTCGGTCGCGTTCGCGGCGCAGGGCGTCATGGCCGGCGTCTACGACCTCGCGATCGGGTGCGGCGTCGAGGCGATGTCGCGGGTCGGGCTCGGCTCGAACGCGATCCAGCCGGGCTTCGCGTTCTCCGACGACTGGTTCGCGGCGGTCGGGGGCAACCAGAATCTCTACACGCAGTTCCAGGCCGCCCAAGAGATCGCCAGGGAGTTCGGGATCTCGCGGACCGACATGGACGAACAAGCCGCCGAGTCACACCGGCGTGCCGCGCAGGCGACCGACGATGGCCGGTTCCAGCGTGAGATCGTTCCGATCAAGGCGATGCAGGCCGACGGAAGCATCGAAGAGGTGACGACCGACGAGTGCATCCGACGCGGAACCACGGTCGAGCGCCTGGCAGCGCTGGCGCCGGTCCGCGAGGACAGTCCCGACATGACGCCGGGCAACTCGTCTCCGATCTCCGACGGCGCGGCGGCGATCCTGGTCGCCAGCCGGGAGAAGGCGGAGCAGCTCGGTCTGAAGCCGCGCGCCCGCTTCAAGCACTTCGTGGTCGCGGCCACCGAACCGATCGTCATGCTCAAGGGGCCGATCCCGGCGACGCGCAAGCTGATGGATCGCACGGGCATCAAGCTCACCGACATCGACCTGTTCGAGTGCAACGAGGCGATGGGGTCGATCGTGCCCATGTGGGAGAAGACGTTCGGCGTCCCGCACGACGTCGTCAACGTCAACGGCAGCGGGATCTCCCTCGGCCATCCGGTGGGTGCGAGCGGCGCTCGGATCATGACGACGCTGCTGCACGAGCTTGAGCGTTCCGGCGCGCGGACCGGGTTCCACACGATGTGTGAGGGGGGCGGGCAGGCGAATGCGATCGTCATCGAACGGCTGGACTGAGGTTCCCTCCGCGTCACACGGATCGGTCTTCGACTTCGACAAGGATCAGGTCCTGGCCGGCGTGAAGGCCCAGCGGGAGCGGACGGTCGCGCTGCTGCGCAGCATCTCCGAGGCGGACTGGGAGCGGATCATCGTGCCCCGGTGGCGCGTGCGCGAGGTCGCCGGTCACCTGGTTTCGAGCGATGAGGGAACGCTCACCGGGCGCCTCCTGACCGTCGGCTTCTCCAGGCGAGGCGACGAGGCGCTGTCGAAGATCGAGGTCTGGAACGACAAGCAGGCGGCACGCTGGGCAGACCGTCCGATCCCCGAGATCCTCAAAGGGCTCGAGGTGTGGGCCCGCCGGATCGAGCGGTTGAGCGGTGTGATCCCCGCCGGGCTCGCGCGACGCGTCATGCCGACGCCGTTCGGACGGGTCTCGCTGTCCTGGCTCGCGTCGCTCCGCATCTACGACGAGTGGGTGCACTTGGAGGACCTGCGGCGGGTGTTCGGGATCCAGGCCGACGACGCGCCCCCTTCCGTCCTGCCGATCGCGCGCCAGATCCACGCCGGGATCCCGGTCCAAACGTTCCCCAGGATCCCCGCCGACGCCTCGGGCAAGGTTTCGCTGGCGTTCAGTGACATCGACCTGCCGACGCTGGGGATCGATCTCGGGTTGCGGCGCTACGGCTACGGACTCGACGCCCCCGAGGCCCGGATCACGGCACCGACGGCGGCGCTCGCCATGGTCGCCGCCCGGCGCGACCCCTGGCAGGACGCCGAGGCTGCGGGTGCGCTCAAGGTCGAAGGGGATCGCAAGGCCGCAGACGCGTTACTCGGATCGCTCCTGCTCGTCTAGCTCCGGCCTCTCGGGGCCGGGCCGTTCGCGCGGGCTATCCTGGCAGCGTGGACGCTGCCGCGCTGCAACGCCGTTTCCTCCTCGGGCCGCTGGTGGCTCTGGCGTTGCTCGGGCCCGCGGGGGACGTGCCCGGGCTGAACCCGCAGGCGTCGCCCATCGCGACGGGTTCGCCGACACCGCAGACCCCGGGGGAGATCGCGCGGACCGTGATCGTCGACGCTCTCGAGGCTCAGCAGGTCTACTACGTCGACAACCTCTGGTTCGCCGCCGGTTCCGGAGGAGAGCTCGAGGTCCTTCGCTCCCTCGACCCAAGCATCGCGTGGGGGACGGCCGTGATCGTTCAGGTCCCCGCGGAGGAGTTCGGGGAAAGCCCGGTCGTTGTACTGCAAGCGCCCTTGCCGGACGGTGCCTCGCTATGCCTCGC
The DNA window shown above is from Actinomycetota bacterium and carries:
- a CDS encoding aldehyde dehydrogenase, translated to MTTTKHFIAGDWRAGAGPTMTDLNPSTGKAVAEFPIGTAEEVDAAVRAARNAFDGGWRDATPTVRRRLLLKLAELVAGQAQELGRIATEDMGMPWVFTHGEALFTAEYVEYYAGWADKLEGATIPLSAANTFDYTIHEPRGVVAAIVPWNSPLSLALWRLAPALAAGNTVVVKPSELAPLPILKLMDLIAEAGFPPGVVNCVTGSGSETGAPLVEHPGVNVVAFTGSTATGRGVAEAAGRRLVPASLELGGKSANIVFADADLDAAAVQACVGCFVNTGQQCIAGSRLLVQGSIHDDFMAKVTAFARTFAVGDPMEPTTQMGPLISAPQLERVLGFVEDARTTTTVALGGERLGGDLADGYFVPPTVVTGVRNDMRIAREEIFGPVLSVIPFRDEAEAVAIANDTDYGLAGGVWTNDLSRAHRVARAIQAGTVWVNAWLAVNAQAPFGGYKASGLGREGGREALDVYLQTKNVYVQLH
- a CDS encoding hydantoinase B/oxoprolinase family protein, with protein sequence MAVATKKKAPKKRPAKRVPVDPITAEVIRGGLETIAFEMAIHVSRTATTPILNQSNERNATIMDWQGRLAALSVGIPQFMLSSMGPVQFGIEFFGAEGFQDGDVVACNDPYHGGGHLPDWSIFSPVFYEGELVLFASIQCHHADTAGQTPGGYPADAMDIWAEGFRCPVVKLVEGGVERKDVIYLFHTNNRVPTYEGDLRAQIGAAQLGAKRCKELIAQYGVDAVKGAVDWLLEFSERRMREEISSWPDGSYEADAYFDHDVRGNTDVKVHAKVDVKGDELEIDFTGSDDRPWLQAWSTQCNTRSMTYAQLCSMIDSTIPRNQGLFAPIKILYPENTIVNPPVGKPVSMGTHHPGCEVSEAVAMALANAIPEKSCPQVYKAAMPTVLFGINPKSQKLFIDHSVDTQSTASAAAYGTDGWGCANAGFGNLIMATAEINEAIFPARHLSNDLTTDTAGPGKWRGQPGSFWVKESTADCSLYTFVMSMKYTSRGVAGGENGPPDKLVIRGPNGEEKLITHTALYEPLGAGTRIEYQRGGGGGWGDPLDREAEKVRDDVLDEYVSREAAERDYGVVMTGEADDYSLEVDAAATKALRKKMRAARAKARGGDKVTP
- a CDS encoding hydantoinase/oxoprolinase family protein; protein product: MGYRVGIDVGGTFTDFLVVEPDGSFALWKNPTTPSDQSIGVMEGIEQLAGQRDLSLKAFLGKTDLIIHGTTTADNTMIESTGAKTGLLVTKGRRDEIELRRGYRENIWDPSATAPPQLVPRRYRLTLGERLDYQGNVLSPLNDDEIRAQVKRLKSAGVTSVAVVLLFSFVNPAHEQRVGEILAEEFPELEMVSLSHRVHPAAPEFDRTSTTVVNAYIGPRVKRYLNHLIEKLAGNGFKHPLLVMQSSGGIAAAPSVAERPIVTLASGPAGGVMGACRVAGEAGIEDFISVDMGGTSYDVCLVKGGEPTIKSFWNWVHRYLISLPMVDVISIGAGGGSIASVKAGGLQVGPESAGGDPGPMCYGRGGTRPTVTDANLVLGYLNPDGFAGGTLPLKSDGVAEAIEEQIGTPLGMDAIEAAWGIHWLTNAHMNQAIVRVSAERGNDPRTFALVVFGGNGAVHALAQADDLGIRTVLIPRTAPAFSALGLLVADYLVDKVRATLVTTGTVDPGKLEEIYKGIEDESDASEAAHLEDVYAALEKEADEELWQAGVPTKRFKHLRFAQCRYPGQTWDIDVPVEGKITLKELAAIAARFHEMHFEEHTYDRRDEDVMISALRVRSRALLGKPELRRVPGSASTPRSSGTRQAYFGSGFVKAKLFDGPSIRAGQKITGPAIIEEPFTTVVVPPKWSVKLDRLGNYVATR
- a CDS encoding thiolase family protein produces the protein MSEAVIVGAVRSPIGKKNGKLSGTHPTDLLGMVLKALIERAGVDPLQIDDVIGGCVTQTGEQGVNVTRNAWIAAGLPWDVPATSVDRQCGSSMQSVAFAAQGVMAGVYDLAIGCGVEAMSRVGLGSNAIQPGFAFSDDWFAAVGGNQNLYTQFQAAQEIAREFGISRTDMDEQAAESHRRAAQATDDGRFQREIVPIKAMQADGSIEEVTTDECIRRGTTVERLAALAPVREDSPDMTPGNSSPISDGAAAILVASREKAEQLGLKPRARFKHFVVAATEPIVMLKGPIPATRKLMDRTGIKLTDIDLFECNEAMGSIVPMWEKTFGVPHDVVNVNGSGISLGHPVGASGARIMTTLLHELERSGARTGFHTMCEGGGQANAIVIERLD
- a CDS encoding thiolase family protein — its product is MTDAAVIISAVRTPIGEAGRSLATVPAWDLGILVAEEAIVRAGIDPATFDDVIFGETIGGGGNIGRFVGLAAGVPQDVPGMSVIRACATGLEAVTQAATAIWAGIGEAFLTGGAESMSQQPWLMKKPSSAYPRRPPEIVVAPPSHPPAMASLSVGINVGESSAERFGITREDQDRWALRSHQRAVRAIDACVFEPEIVAVPVTQRRGEPRIFDTDERPRRDTSLEKLAALPPAYVEAGTVTAGNSSGINDGAASLVVTSAKCAEQLGLTPRAVIRGWASAGVDPAYTGTGPIEAVPKALKRAGIAIDDLDVIEINEAFAAQTIACVRELGLNPEKVNPNGGAIALGHPVGATGARLLVSLLHELERTGGRYGCATMCAGGGLGSAAIIERVG
- a CDS encoding maleylpyruvate isomerase family mycothiol-dependent enzyme; protein product: MRSSSNGWTEVPSASHGSVFDFDKDQVLAGVKAQRERTVALLRSISEADWERIIVPRWRVREVAGHLVSSDEGTLTGRLLTVGFSRRGDEALSKIEVWNDKQAARWADRPIPEILKGLEVWARRIERLSGVIPAGLARRVMPTPFGRVSLSWLASLRIYDEWVHLEDLRRVFGIQADDAPPSVLPIARQIHAGIPVQTFPRIPADASGKVSLAFSDIDLPTLGIDLGLRRYGYGLDAPEARITAPTAALAMVAARRDPWQDAEAAGALKVEGDRKAADALLGSLLLV